The following are from one region of the Nicotiana tomentosiformis chromosome 7, ASM39032v3, whole genome shotgun sequence genome:
- the LOC104110606 gene encoding TORTIFOLIA1-like protein 2, translating into MSRQIEMKTHVNMVKGRGPSRVNSQHVVFELKQRVVLALNKLADRDTYRLGVEELEKIIECLTPDGVAPFLSCILDTDSEQKSAVRKESIRLMGMLANFHDSIVVPHLAKMVSSIVKRLKDSDTVVRDACVDTVGILASKMSSVAGDNDNDGVFVVLVRPIFESLGEQNKQVQTGSALCLARVIDSIQNPPAAILQKMLAKTVKLLKNPHFMAKPAVIELNRSIIQAGGANTHSALSTAMASIQEALKNSDWATRKAACAALGDIASTGGALFSAFKSSSIRSLESCRFDKVKPVRDSALQALHVWKRFPGPGTSEPSEAGSSIKENRYKDDYGDITSASESTLKDATPKKFGCDSARNKLPLSLRKAGHNHVEKPQHCGTNEWHVEIAVPTTRKIFMPEVRDGESEGSSVMKAFEKSAETRSSHDVEYEYVHIDDKQECSSGSNLFPDNFQRKEVMGSIQIIDEASLGTPLGTSQRSAVEEISIEEQRYFDVTQDRRSLDSTTTELSSQKLHGCCSHVAKEMLSVRKQLLDIENKQSNLLDLLKEFTTNIVDNLSMMQMKVAGLEGMVDRMASELSYGGRCPDPLATKFMKRSPSVASPRLSTYTPRPSVDIHHRKSPLLPTKDMDVQEERTLVKSRSSSFRKQNLDMWTDPAAKQGGYPVGKGVHKNSGQGTHGGQLRRNNDVFSRISTTNAKQHHVDVKNNLWRVVKEHLLEGDVDSAYVEALYSGDELVLFELIDTTGPVLENLSQKTTSDLLATLASYFCEQTYVNNIIPWLQKVVDLSSVHGPDCIAVSSKARREFLSAFQDAINGGYSTPAERKSLMQLAMTLNQIWGKNAP; encoded by the exons ATGAGCAGGCAAATAGAGATGAAGACACATGTGAATATGGTGAAAGGAAGAGGTCCCAGCAGGGTGAACAGCCAACATGTTGTTTTCGAGCTTAAACAACGTGTGGTTCTTGCGCTGAACAAGCTTGCAGATAGGGATACTTACCGACTTGGAGTTGAAGAGCTAGAGAAAATAATTGAATGCTTAACCCCAGATGGAGTTGCTCCATTTCTATCCTGTATATTGGATACTGATTCGGAGCAGAAAAGTGCTGTTCGTAAGGAATCTATCCGGTTGATGGGCATGCTAGCCAACTTCCATGATAGTATTGTTGTTCCACATCTTGCGAAGATGGTATCCAGCATTGTTAAGCGTCTCAAGGACTCGGATACTGTTGTAAGAGATGCTTGTGTGGATACTGTTGGAATTTTGGCTTCTAAAATGAGCAGTGTTGCAGGTGACAATGACAATGATGGAGTTTTTGTGGTGCTAGTGAGACCTATTTTTGAATCCTTGGGAGAACAAAATAAGCAGGTGCAAACTGGTTCAGCTCTGTGTTTGGCTCGGGTCATAGACAGTATTCAGAACCCTCCAGCTGCCATTTTGCAGAAGATGCTGGCTAAAACTGTGAAGTTGCTTAAGAATCCACACTTCATGGCAAAGCCAGCTGTTATTGAATTGAATAGAAGCATTATTCAG GCTGGTGGTGCCAATACACATAGTGCTTTATCAACTGCAATGGCTAGCATTCAAGAAGCACTCAAGAACAGCGATTGGGCAACAAGAAAAGCTGCATGTGCAGCATTAGGGGACATTGCTTCAACTGGTGGAGCATTATTCAGTGCTTTCAAGTCCTCCAGCATCCGGAGCCTCGAATCTTGTCGATTTGATAAG GTGAAACCAGTCAGGGACTCAGCATTGCAGGCTTTACACGTGTGGAAAAGGTTTCCCGGCCCTGGTACATCTGAACCTTCTGAAGCAGGCTCTTCCATAAAAG AAAATCGGTATAAAGATGATTATGGTGATATAACAAGTGCCAGTGAGTCAACACTGAAGGATGCCACACCTAAGAAATTTGGTTGTGACTCGGCTAGAAACAAGCTTCCCCTTTCTTTGAGAAAAGCAGGCCATAACCATGTCGAAAAGCCTCAGCACTGCGGAACTAATGAGTGGCATGTGGAGATAGCAGTTCCGACAACACGTAAGATCTTTATGCCAGAAGTTAGGGATGGAGAATCAGAGGGTAGTTCTGTTATGAAGGCATTTGAAAAAAGTGCTGAGACTAGAAGTTCTCATGATGTTGAATATGAATATGTGCACATAGATGACAAACAGGAGTGCTCTTCTGGGTCAAATCTGTTTCCTGATAACTTTCAACGCAAAGAAGTCATGGGTTCTATCCAGATAATTGATGAGGCCAGTTTGGGTACACCACTGGGAACAAGTCAGCGTTCTGCAGTTGAAGAAATCAGTATTGAGGAACAACGATATTTTGATGTAACGCAGGACCGAAGAAGCTTAGATTCAACAACTACTGAATTGAGCTCTCAAAAATTGCATGGCTGCTGTTCTCATGTAGCAAAAGAAATGTTATCTGTCCGAAAGCAACTCTTGGATATTGAGAATAAGCAATCCAATTTACTAGATTTATTAAAG GAGTTCACAACCAACATAGTGGATAACCTGTCAATGATGCAAATGAAGGTGGCCGGTCTTGAAGGCATGGTTGATAGAATGGCCAGTGAACTTTCTTATGGAGGGAGATGTCCTGATCCATTGGCAACAAAATTTATGAAAAGAAGTCCTTCTGTTGCTTCCCCAAGACTCTCCACGTACACCCCAAGGCCATCTGTTGATATACATCATAGGAAGTCTCCGCTACTGCCCACCAAAGACATGGATGTTCAAGAGGAAAGGACACTTGTGAAGAGTAGATCGAGCAGTTTTAGAAAGCAAAATCTAGATATGTGGACTGATCCTGCTGCAAAACAAGGTGGATATCCTGTTGGAAAAGGAGTTCACAAAAATAGTGGACAGGGAACTCATGGAGGTCAATTGAGGAGAAACAATGATGTCTTCAGCAGGATTTCTACAACTAATGCCAAACAACACCATGTAGATGTCAAGAACAACCTCTGGAGAGTTGTTAAAGAACATCTGTTGGAAGGGGATGTAGACTCTGCTTATGTGGAAGCTCTTTATTCTGGTGATGAACTTGTTTTGTTTGAACTTATTGATACAACAGGTCCGGTTCTGGAGAATTTATCGCAGAAGACCACAAGTGATCTTTTGGCCACTTTGGCATCGTACTTCTGTGAACAAACATATGTGAATAACATAATTCCCTGGCTGCAAAAG GTGGTGGACCTGAGTTCCGTCCATGGACCAGATTGCATTGCCGTTTCTTCAAAAGCAAGGCGGGAGTTTCTTTCTGCATTTCAGGATGCGATAAATGGTGGATATTCTACCCCGGCAGAGAGAAAATCTTTGATGCAGTTGGCAATGACTTTAAACCAGATTTGGG GAAAAAATGCGCCATAA